One Pseudochaenichthys georgianus chromosome 7, fPseGeo1.2, whole genome shotgun sequence DNA segment encodes these proteins:
- the asb8 gene encoding ankyrin repeat and SOCS box protein 8, with translation MSSTMWYIMQSIQSKYSLSERLIRTIAAIRSFPHDNVEDLIRKGADVNRMHGTLKPLHCACMVADADCVELLLEKGAEVNALDGYNRTALHYAAEKDETCVELLLEYGALPNALDGNKDTPLHWAAFKDNPECVRALLESGASPNARDYNNDTPLSWAAMKGNLESVKVLLDYGAQVHVTNLKGQTPISRLVALLARGLGTEQEEECLELLCRAAGRFEIRRADGTLPKELSKDPQLLARLTNMVSQAPTLRSLSRCAIRQSLGVQFLPTAVKDLPLPETIKEYLLLRD, from the exons ATGAGCTCTACTATGTGGTACATCATGCAAagcattcaaagtaaatattccTTGTCCGAGCGGCTCATCCGCACCATCGCAGCCATTCGCTCATTCCCACACGACAATGTGGAGGATCTCATTCGTAAG GGAGCTGATGTAAACCGGATGCATGGCACTCTGAAGCCCCTGCACTGTGCCTGTATGGTCGCTGATGCTGACTGTGTGGAGCTGCTGTTGGAGAAGGGCGCAGAG GTGAATGCTTTGGATGGATATAACCGCACAGCTCTGCACTATGCAGCAGAGAAGGATGAGACCTGCGTGGAGCTGTTGTTGGAGTACGGGGCCCTGCCCAACGCCCTGGACGGCAACAAGGACACTCCACTCCACTGGGCCGCCTTCAAAGATAACCCAGAGTGTGTGAGGGCCCTGCTGGAGAGCGGGGCCTCTCCTAACGCCAGGGACTACAACAATGACACGCCTTTGAGCTGGGCAGCAATGAAGGGCAACCTGGAGAGTGTCAAGGTGCTTTTAGACTACGGCGCCCAGGTCCATGTCACCAACCTGAAGGGCCAGACCCCTATCTCCCGCCTGGTGGCCCTGTTGGCCCGGGGCCTGGGCactgagcaggaggaggagtgcCTGGAGCTGCTGTGCCGGGCTGCAGGACGCTTTGAGATCCGCCGGGCTGACGGCACGCTTCCCAAGGAGCTGAGTAAGGATCCCCAGCTGCTGGCCAGGCTGACCAACATGGTGTCTCAGGCTCCCACGCTGCGCTCTCTGTCGCGCTGTGCCATCCGCCAGAGTCTCGGGGTCCAGTTCCTCCCCACTGCTGTAAAAGATCTTCCTTTACCAGAGACTATCAAAGAATATTTACTGCTGAGAGACTAA